The genomic interval gagatcctcatgcctcagcctcccaagtagctggtactacaggtgcccactacactgcctggctaatttttaaagacggggtttcactctgtctcaggttggtctcaaactcctgagctcaggcaatccacccacctcagcctccagagtgctaggattacaggcctgaaccactgcgcccagcctgttTTTGGATTCTTTAGATATATGAGATCACATCATCTataaataaagacagttttactttttctGCTCAAAGCTGCTCTCTTTATTCATTGTTGTACCAGCTGGAACCTCCAGTAAGGTGTTGGATAGAGGTAGCGAGAGTGGACgtccttttcctcttcccaacCTTAAGGAGAGGGCTGTTggtctttcaccattaaaaataatgtttgctATAGTTTTTTGTAGATGTTGTTTTGTCAGGGTTAGAAAGTTTCCTTCTAGTCCTAGTTggttggaatttttaaaaaatcataaataggTTTTGGATTCTGTCAGAGGCTTATTCCATGTCTACTAAAATAACCATGAGTTCTTTgtcctttattctattaattgtgaactaaaataaaaccttaaaccTCCCGactgactgaatggaccccctcttggccaaaggaACCCCAGAAGTACCCTACAGCTGAAATTCTGCCATTAGAAGGGTGATCAGACACACCTCCTCATGTCCCCTTCCCTTAGAGAGGTCCACTGTAGCCACGCAAGACAAAGCTTGAACCACATGTGCAGGTCATCAGCTTACTTAACAGGTCACATCAGTCTGGCTGGGTGTGTGTCTGGTAAATGCTgatggcttgtctctgattagcaaacttccttatcttttttttttttttttgacattatttatttatttttttattaaacttccttatcttaactgaaaacattccaagcctttagacaaagctccATTTCTTTAACCAACTGCAAATCCAAGAATCTTTAACCCAGCTATAACTTGTGAGCCCCACTTTGAGATGCAAATCCATGTGTGCCCTCCGTGTATGGATTTTTTACTTtatctgtaattcctgtctccatgaCATGTAGAAAACCAACTGTGACCAACCACCTACAGCGAGACCCCTTGCTTAAGGCTGCTTGGGCATTGCTCTCCAGGTCCTGGTTGCATAATTTCAGCTCAGAATAaagctctttaaattattttacagtgttTGTGCTCTTTTCTGTTGACACAGTATAAAGTAATACATTAATTGGTTTTTGAATGATCAACTTTCCATTCTTGGATAAATTCCTTTTTATGTTTATGCTGAatttatctaatattttattaaggattttgtgtctatgtttaggaagaatattggtctatagcagtggttctcaactttcctaatgctgcgaccctttaatatagttcctgtgggtcacgactccaAGATCTGGtccatggttttcttttctcacaCAGTGTCTTTGCCTAGCTTTAGGTGTTGGGGTAATACTGGCCTCATGGACAGAGTGTTCTTAACTCCTCTGTGGTTTGTGAAGGGCTAGAGGTGTCCCTCTGCAGACAGTGCCTGCTGGTCTCCATTGCATCTGGTAAGAAGTCAGCCGTGTATCCTGTTGTTGGTGCTCTGTACCCAGTGACTAGCTGTTTTCAAGATCTTCTCTGTCTTTGGGTTTCAGCAGTTTGGCCATGATATAGCTTTCCATTCATCCCACTTGAGGGTCTTTGAGCTCATTGGATCTATAGGGTAATGCTTTTcatcaaattcaaaaaaattttggttatttcgagtctttttctgtccttttctctctttgtgaGATTGCATAAATATGTACACACAGgcgactctgtgtgtgtgcacctgcatACGCATGGCttcacatgtgtgtctgtgtgtgcatgcagaCGACTCCACATGTGCATATctctgtgtgtgcgtgcacacagtGACtccatatgtgtgcatgtgcacttACCACTTAATATGGTTCCACGGGTCTCTCAAGTGGTGctcatttttcatctttctcctttcttttcttcacattGGATAGTTTCTATTGATCTAGCTTTTTAATGTAAGTTAAAGATATTATATACCTGAATATGTCTTCTATTAAGCCCTATTAGAGATACTTTGAATTCTGATATTTCCCCCACCTGAGGGTGGCTGTTGCTGTTTCTGTTGTTTTGCTAGTAGTTTTCCTGAACTAAATCTGCGGTGTGCAGGTATACTGACACCAGGGCCCGGCCCTCCCCTTGCTCACATCTCTGGTGGGCCTGTGAGGGTGGGGAGCACACTTGGTGTCAGGCAATTCTTGAGGCGCCTTCACTTCCCCAGAGCATCTCCTGGCTCCTCTGTGGTGTCTGGAGGCTGGCAGGCACCATGGCATCCTCACCTGTGATGTCCATGTTGCAGGTCCACTGGCCTTCTGGTCATTGCACAACCCAGCCAGGGGCCTGGTTCCCTGAGCCACCGGCCTTCCTACGGCCTCCTCAGTTGAGCCACTTCCCACTGCTCTGGGCGGTATGGGGCAACTGAGCCAGAAGGCCACAGGAGCCCTGTGCTCTGCCTGGGCTCAGTAGTTTGTCCCAGTCACCACTCCTTGATTGCTCCGTGCCCTGGATCCTCACTGTGTTCCCTTGGAGGCCCCCTTCATATGTGTCTCTGTGCACACTCTGCTCCAAGCCTCCAGCagcaggagggtgggggaagagcaGTCCAAAGCCAGGCACTGGTTGGGGGGCCTTTGGGCTGCCAATAGCTCCCTGCCATCTGTGCTCAGTTGGATATGgctggtggcagtggtgggagaTTAGTGGGATGGATGGTGAAGTGGGTGGGAGGGAAGCAAGGATCCTGTGTGGGGTGAGCCAAGTCTGATGCTGACGTGGGTGGTGGATGGCTTGGCTTGGGTATGAcaggcaggtggggctggggccaCGTGGTATCAGGAGGTTTGTCGTGTCTACCTAAAGAAAAAAGCTGAGGCAAAGAATAGAATTTTAAAGAgtttgcttgagccaaagagagGACAGCTCTTTCCAAGTTGCTGTTGGGAGGGCTCCCTCTGCCTTTGTCACAAGcaggtttttaaaggcaaaaggaGATAGGGACTATCCAGCTGTGTTAGGACTCTCCTTGCTCATGGAGGTGACACTGATTAGTGACCTCCGTGAGCTGTGGTGTCCAGCCTGTGGCTCTGTCAGATAGGTTCTTGTCTACCTGGTGCCAGCCAGTCCAGAAGCCACAAGGAATGTGGACTTACAGGGGAGCTCCGCTCAGGGGGCCTGAGGCTGCCTGGCCCAGTGCCTCTCCATCTCACGTTCCTCAGATCCAAAGTCTCCTTTCTTCCACAGTGAACCCCCAAGGGAGGCAGCTGGGGTTCtgcctcccaggctggagtgggcTGGGTGGCTGTGGATGCAGTGGCCTCGGCAGTGCAGTGTAGGATTCTGACCGACCTCTGTCCAGACACGCCCTTGTGGGGCAATATAACCCCTGAGGCCTGGGAGGATGGGCCTGGTGCCTGGGTACTGCTCAGCAGCTGCAGCTCCTTCAGCGCACCTTCTGTACTACACGGGCCCCCAGACATGAGGAGGTAACACCCTGAGCCCCAAACCCACCCCATAAACCTGGAGGGGTACCTATCAGGCCTGGTCAGGACAGTATCTATGAGGGAGGGGCCCTGATTATCTGAGGTCTGTCTCCACACTCTGCCTGcaagggcagcccctgtggccccatgtgtgtgtgcacctgtgcatGCCTTGTCCCCTTGGGTTCCTGACCCAGTGGAGTATCTACCAGGGACctctggggaaaggagaggaggcacCAGACCCAAAGCAGGCTAGTCTGCAACACCCAAAAGAAAGGGGAACCTGAGAAGATATGAGGTGGCTGGGTGCTGGCAGGGGCTGGAGGCAGGAGCCAGGTGACCTAGGGCTGTCACTCAGGATGCACTCGGGCTCTGGCTGGACTCTGGGATCAGAGGCTGTTGCCCTCCTGTGGGGTCCCCCCTCCACCTCTCTTCTCTGGGGCTTCCTTTTCACTCTCTTCTTCTCTGGGGTCCTCATTCCCCCCCAGCTTCCCTTCACCCTCTCCTCTCCTATAGAGtcccctctccttttttctcttctctaaagCAGGGCCCTTCACCCCTCTCTTTCTGGGGGTTCTCCTTGGGACCCCAACTTGAAGCAGAAGCCATGCATCTCTGTAGAAAGGTGGGCTCTGTGTGCTTGGGGGCCTTGGGGACACTTTAGTGTCCATAGCTGTCTGTCAGGAGAGGGACCTCAGGCACCTCTGTCCACCCCAGGCTGTGTGTCTCAGGGGCAGTCTCTCAGGGTGGCCTAGGGAAGCGTGGCAGTGGGGGTGGGTTCCAGAGGCCTGCCTCAACCCCCTGCCCAGCGTCACAATCAGCCTCTGCCTGGGAGACGCCAGGCCACTGGAACTGTCCACCCTGCCTTCTGATTTCCCTGTGCGCAAGGTCACCCCTACCCTGAGGACTGAGTCACTCAGAGAAGGAGCAAAGGTCTTTTCTGTggtcccctcctccttctcttctcctttgggaggctgtggctaGGCCACAGGGCATCCCAACCCTGTTGATCCCTCCTGGACCTCACCCTAGACCACTACCTGCAGCTACAGAGAGAAACCTCCCCAGTAGGGCCCAGAGCAGCCatgtgcacacaccacacacacacacacagagcacacacaggtgcacacagcaCAGGTACACAGCACACACGTGACAtagcacacacatgtatatagtGCATGAACACATTTACAtagcacatgtgtgcacacatccCACACAACATACACACGTACACAGCACACATACACCCCACATGTGCACACAGCCCCTCCATCCTCCCTATCCCTTCCCTTaacccctcttccctcctttcagCCTCACGCTCTCCCTTCCCCCTAGGCTCTTCCTGATCACCGGCCTGGTGGCTATGCTGCTGCAGGAGGCAAGCATGGCCCCAGCACCCCAGGTATGTGTGGCTCCTCCTGCCTAGCCCCCACTCTCAGAGGCTACCCTCTGCCCTGGCCAGCAGGAAACACTGAACAACAGCCCTATCCCCTCCTACCCCCAAGTGGGCCTAGGAGAGATAAAGGGGGGCCATACTTGGCTATGCCTGCCTGTGTGCCAAGGGTCctcagggcacagggtggggCCTCAGGATGAAGGGGGAGATTGGCTTCAGTGATGCCAGGTGACCCCAGGTTGGGGAGGTGGGCCCAGATATATGTCTAGGGAGGCTGACCATTTGGGACAGGCTGGCAGCCTCATGCCCTGGCCAGCTCTCAGGTGGCTCTGCTTTGCCCACAGTCCACAGCCCCAGGTGCCCTCTGCCCTCACCCAGGACTGTGTCCAGGCAACAGCTGTGACTCTCTCTTAGGTCCCTGTCAAGTTCCAAGTCAGACTCAGGGCTCATGAGCAGGACACAGAGAAGTAAGTTCCCAAGGCCTCCTTCTCTGTCCCCTGGGTTGTGCTACCTCCCCCAGTTCCTTTCCTGAGTGTGGGCTGCACTGGGATGGAGAGTGGGACCTGACAGGAGGTGGCTCGGTTCTAACAGGGAGCCAGGGTGGGGGGCTCTAGGGTGGTCTCAGTCCTGGACCGGGATTTTCCTCTTATCCCTCATGCTCAAGAAACTCTTCAGTGGAGAGTCCACCCTGGCCACATGGCTCAGGGATGTGGAGGATGCCTGGCCAGATGTAGCTCTTGAGAGGGGCCTGGGCTTGTCCTGGGGCTGCTGGTGGAGGGGGCAAGGTAGCTTCCTGCTGTACCCAGGGTGGTCGGCGCCCTCCTAGGGGAGCCAGTTATGTTCACCTGCCCCATCTGTGTGGCACACTGACCTTGCTGTGCTGGCAGGGCCTGGGGCGCCCGTGTGCTGGCATCTCTGGAGAAGGGGCTGCTGCCTATACTGAAGCTGAGGGTCTTGGCTGTCAACGAGGAGTTGCCAGGTCAGGGCAGGCTATCCCTCAGTCCCTTAGGGGTGACTTGGACAGATGGGCCCTTGGGAGGCTGTGGAGGGGAGGGTCTttggagggaaactgaggctacaCCTTTTTCTGCTTGTTGTTAGGCACCAAAGCCTGGGTGGAGCCTGAGGATATCCTGGGCCGTGTCTGGAGTCCCCTGCAGGATCCTGAGCCAGACCATGACAGCTTATACCATCCTCTGACTGAGGACCAGGGAGGAGCCAGGCCTTGGCCGAGGGCACTGCCATCTCGCCAGGTGCTCCCGGGACCAGAGGAGGACCGAGACCACATCTACCACCCTGCAGAGGGGCCCGGGGGGCCCTGATTGCCCTCCTAGCCCTGCCCTGGGGCCCAGGCTGTCAGGACTCTGACCTCTGCCCAGAAAAATAAACACCTGTCAACAGCAGCAGGAGGCCAGTGTGCCTCCAATACCAGTGCCCTGGGACCCAGCCTGGTCTGTACAGAGAAGGGAGTCCCAAGGCTGCACAAGGACCAGCTGGGCCTCAACTCTCAGAATGTTGTGCTCTCCCAGGCCTTTGGCTTATATGTCGTGAGAGATGAGGAAGCTGTTAGGAGTTGGACCTAAGAGTGCCACTGGAACTAGTGTCAGCAGTAGAACAGCCTTCCCTGGAGTCCCCGAAGAAAGGGACTGAGAGAGCAGGAAGGGGGATGTGGCTGAGTTGATGGCTGCTTGGGTGCCTAGGTACTCAGGCATATAAGTAGGCATGTGGTCAGGTGGACAGGTGCCTAGGTGCTCAGGTATTCAGGTGACCATGTGCTTGGGTGGAAAGGTGGCCATGTGCTCAGGTGCCCAAAGCTCGGCTGCCCATGTGCTCAGGTGCACAGGTGAGTGGGGCAGGACTTGGGTCCAGCATGTAGACTTTCCATTCTCCTTATTTCCTGGGCAGTCCTCCAGTTCTAGCGAGTGCCAGTCCCCCTGTACCAACCACAGCACAGGTCCAGGCTGCTCCAGGTGTCCCCATACTGTGCACACACTGGGTATGTGTAGGTGTGCCTGGGGCTTCTTCATGGCCACCTTGTCCCTATGGTAAGAGGAAGCATCTGGTGCCAAACCTATGGGCTGAGCCACACACATTTACCAGCTCTGGTGGCCAAGACAGAAAGGAGTGACAGAGAGGCTGCCTGGATGCCGACCCAGGACCTGGGTTTGCCCGAGTGTCTTCTTGTGCTCCTCAACTCCCTGCAACCCCCAGCATGTGTCCAGCTGTCCTGGGACACGCCCAGATTCCCTGTTTGAGGGCCTACAGGCCTCAATGCTGAGTCATCTCACCCAGGGCTGAGATGTGGCTGCTCCAATCTGTCCCAGGCAGGGGCCCCATGGAATTCTGGGTTCCTGAGCCACTTCCCTCGGCAGGCCCAGTGGCATCTGTGGCTAGGGCCCCTGGGGGCCTTTCCTCCACCTTCCAAAGGGCCtagtgagtgtgagtgtgaggcTGAGTGAGCTGGGGGGCTTGGGGGTGTGCAAGGACACAGAGGGACGTGACCGCCAGCTCAGCCCCCGTGGCCTGAGACCTGACAGAGTCCATGGGGTAGGGGGCGGGGGAGCTCACTCACCAAAAAAGGAAGttggggaaaggaggaggcagAGTAGGTCTACAAACTCCCCAAACACTCACCTGCACACTCACCTCAATCAGTTGGGGGTGCCCAGGCCCTTGGACAGCACTCACCTTGGGCAGCCTTTCTCAGCTTTCAGGTGTCCAGGTGACACTTCTTTGTGAGGTGACACCCTCAGGTGGAATCCACCTGCTGGGGTGTAGCCCCAGCTGCAGTGGACCGTGGGGTCCCTGGCACTTGCCCCTGGGGCTGCAGCCACCCTCTGGCTTAGGGGACACAGGTTCTCCAGCCCCCTAGCCAACAGCGCACCCCAGCTCTCATTCCTTTTGACCCTTGGGGTGCCCCATTCTACAGCCCTCCTGAGAGGCCAAGGGCAGAGTGGGCCAGGG from Nycticebus coucang isolate mNycCou1 chromosome 3, mNycCou1.pri, whole genome shotgun sequence carries:
- the PRAP1 gene encoding proline-rich acidic protein 1 codes for the protein MASSPVMSMLQVHWPSGHCTTQPGAWFPEPPAFLRPPQLSHFPLLWAGGSWGSASQAGVGWVAVDAVASAVQCRILTDLCPDTPLWGNITPEAWEDGPGAWVLLSSCSSFSAPSVLHGPPDMRRLFLITGLVAMLLQEASMAPAPQVPVKFQVRLRAHEQDTEKAWGARVLASLEKGLLPILKLRVLAVNEELPGTKAWVEPEDILGRVWSPLQDPEPDHDSLYHPLTEDQGGARPWPRALPSRQVLPGPEEDRDHIYHPAEGPGGP